The Lepeophtheirus salmonis chromosome 3, UVic_Lsal_1.4, whole genome shotgun sequence genomic interval GCTGTAATGACGTTTCATgtccaaattattgataaatctaaaaaagatttttataggaatatgatttccttctttttattggtGTGTgtgctattattatttgtttcgAAATGTTTTAAGTGCGAGTTTACCTCCACATTGTATGGGATTCATGAATTGgatatatagtgatgaaaatcttgtgtacTATGGGATAGTTACAAAAAAGGAATCTGAAaaacaacatggtaaccctgacaatttgacgaatgttttagaggagagaaaaaaatgtgaaaGGTATTGCCAATGTCATGACATCAGATAAAGATTGTTCATCAGcacaagaataataaaaatgtagtagAAATTCCCAGCCCAAACGCAATTAACATTTACAATAAAGGAATGGGGGGTGTTGATCTGATGGACTCCCTCATTGCATTATATAGAATCCATATCAGATcatacaaattttatcataaattgatatttcattttctagatAAATGTGTCGTCAACGCATGGCTATTTTATAGGAGGGATGCCAATAGTCTCGGATTATGTAAGAAACAGCAACATACATTGCAATCTTTCAAACAGGGAGTAGCCAACTCACTTCTTCATCAGGGCAAAGTGATGCCACAAGGTCCAAGACTTGGAAGACCCCGTTTAGAAAGTCTAGAAATCAAAAATGCAGAAAAGAAAAGGTACGGACATGTATCTCAGTCAATCCCACCTACAGATATAAGGATGGACAATTTCCAACATTATCCTTTATTcatggatgaaaataaaagaaccaAGATGTAAAATGCCAAATTGTAAAGGAGGAACAAtgatttattgttcaaaatgcTCAGTATCCTTATGCTTACCTCAGGAAAGAAATTGCTTCGATGATTTTCACatgaataaacacaaattattgATAAGACTCACCGTGAgacttaagtttttttatgtgattttatatttacaatggaataatttattttgttgatttgatgtattttattaatataatagtatatataatttaagtacaTCCATAAGATATGAATTTGTAatgattgaacttttttttgcctGAGCTACTAATTGGTACGTATATGTGCCATTTGTAgggaattttttatcatttattcacAAACTGGtacataccgggccgtgcagaattatttaccaatttttgttcagaacatatcgcggacaataatgacatttgaatgacttgagaaacaatttattcatacatttttagaataataaaatagtttgtgatcaaatataatcaatgtagccaccatttgactcaatgccACTGGTCAGGctacgtctgaagctgccacagacttgctggatgtaatcggcgtccatggagggccaggccttgttgacagcagcctttaagacatttatgttcttgtgtcgttttttgcaggccttggtctccacgtgcgcttacatagggaagtctagtgggttcagatctgggctctgagggggccagtagtccttggccaaaggttcatgttgtccttgagccactcctgagctttcttggaagcgtgggcgggtgctccatcttgttgaaaaacccaaggagagttgccgactatggatttgatccatggaAGGACCtgggacgccagaatcttcacataatcctccgctgttaatctgagccagtggggaaccataccggattcatggccttcccgttggatctccaaacatctccaaagctcacaacacggtcattttgcctgttgaaaacaggatccaCCGTataagttttctcatctgaaaaaatgatgatgcgtccaaatgagctcttgatatcattcaagattttcttggcacgctcaagtctgacttctcactgacgttcagttagcaaaGGGCGTTCAAtgcgcctcagggactttcctccagcccttttcaatgcccttgaaacagttgatctcgacgttcccatctttttGGGCATGTAGACAacggacctgttgggagtcctcatGAACAcagcctttacttgccttgttgagacagatggggttcctgccagccccaggggaatgcttgagatcacccccagcctccaagcgcttggaaacattgtaaattgtcttcaacgaggccccaacctattccttaatgttgttatgaggcactcccgctcggaggagggctgcaatttcgatcctctttgtttcctgattggacatggtctcacgtgtggaagttgttacgctctcacaggaaggatttttgtttattttaacagtaaaaatacgaaacaaacacattggttgccacaaaaccctttaaaaagtatatttacatcatcggtataTTCAGTAAAAAAGtgaatgaaattgttttttttgtttttttaactttttaccaGTCCTATAATAAATGACAGATATTAATGCCAAAaacatattaacaaaattttaaatttcgtccgaaaataatttcaaatcttcGTTGTCGTTGTTTTTCTAAGTTTCGTGCATCCATCTATCACAGTGGTTCCCGACCTGTGGGGTGTGACCCAAACTGGGATTGTCTGACAATTTGAATGGGGTCGACTAAAGCCTTCAACAAGGTTCTTGTATGATACCAAATTTCCTTGTGTTCCTagtattaataatgatattatctaattataatagtagactaattaaaatttattgcttAAAATTTCAGATTGCCCATGAGAAATCGAGAGACaagtattaggaaaaaaaaaatattgtaaggaatttattttatagttgaagcaggaatttgaattaattgacCGAATCGATGAACCCTGACAAAATGAAATGCAATTTTGACGCTTAACATTCTATCTTTGCAGGTACGGTTGTCCAGTATTTTAAGAACAAAGCTGATTGTGTAAATAAAACCGCTTGATTTTGGCGCAAATACCAATAGGAAAAAATGGAACTCATTGAAGCTTGATATTTGGTGGCTTTCAGAATGACCTAAGTTAAGAAACCTCGCACCTTTGACGAGGAGTTACTGCTCCAGCAATTTAAGACATTGTTCGAGTTAAGTTTGAAACTGAATAATTCTGAAAGCCACCAAATATCAAGCTTCAATGAGttccattttttcctaataCTTGTCTCTCGATTTCTCATGGGCAATCTGAAATTTTaagcaataaattttaattagtctactattataattagataatatCCTTATCTAATAACATCGTCACTTGTTAGCTCCAAAAATACAGTGAAGGGGAATCATCTCAACTGATTTTGTTTCTTCGGGGTCACTACGACTTGGTAAACGTTGTCATCAAAAAGTGTGGGAACCACTGACCAAAATCCAATGCTATAACTAAGCTCTGAAATAAATccacaaatacataaaattaaaaatacaatagatAATTGATAAAACAAAGATATATTTCACAATAGACGCACAGATAAAGCTAATTACAAttagtagaaaatataaatttcttacaaacatgttcaattaattataactatttgaTCGTAattaatccaaaatatttaaaaaattcaataattaaaatacaaacatgaTTATACTtagaaaaatccttatttttaccACCATTTCATGGTCTGAGGTACAAATAAAACATGATAATAGTAGATCACTCACGTGTCTTTCATAATATCAAAGTTTGAAttgagaatatttaaattaatatcaagAAATAATTAGTCCTTATTTTGTAAGCAGAGAAGATACATGACTAAAAaaggaacaaacaaataaatcagTCCGTGAATcgtaatcaaaattaatcttcagATTATATCTTAAAGAATAGTATGGGGACtgactaaataaaaatgacaaatactaAAATGAAAGGAGCAAAATATGATCAATATTAAGCTCAGATACTGAAATTCACAGGAAAGACgattcttatattataaaaagtaacattCGACGTATGttgatttcaataaaaagataattaatattaataaaatcttgatTCGTTGATGAAGAAAAACTTGAGATTATTTAAAATCGATAATAATATTAGCGAGGAGAATTGTGTCACATTGCAATTAAAAAACTGGGATTTCTTGCCAAGGAGTTTCTAGATTTTCATCTTCTAGAGTGAGTATcatcataaaatgaaaaaacagtCCGGCCGCAGAGAGGAAATGCCAGAGATCAtgattatcaaaaaaagatGCCAGACAGGGTTTATTCATTTCTCTAGACTCTGCTGGACTCTTGGCAGAATCCTTCAGTTCCATCACAAAAAAGGAGACTgatgaaaaaaggcaaatattcatacaaaagaAGTAAATGAGGCATCTCCAGCTAAGGGCCTCACTCAAACGCCCCTTTGAGAAACGATAAAAGAGCTTCATGCATATGTAGTATCCCACATAGAGTCCCATATTGATCATAAGGATTGATAATAGATATTTGGATACTCCAGGCTTCCGTTTGAATGCAAAATACACGGCCAAAAGGATGTTAACGGATATGATAACAAGAGAGGCAAAAAACTTTCCTTTCCGCACCGGAACTAGTTCTTGCATTTCTGGTCCCTTTTTTTCATAGTAGCAGTTTTTTAGTATGGTCTTCCAGGGTTGAATAAATTGGGACATCATTCCATTGTAGTACGTCTggacaacaaaaaatatgacaaccGTGATATAGctagaaagaaataaaatccaaaaagcCGTATTCGATAAATATATTCCAACCACTTCAAAGACCAATGCTCCACCAATGACTGCGAAAACAATGTATGCATTGGCAGTGATATCAGGATGTCTAAATTGAAAGACCTTCAAAAAGACAAGAACAGCCAAAACATACATAAAAGTcgtatcaaattgaaaattttctgCTGTGGGACAGATATGGTAGCATCCACTCAAGACACCTTCCATACTCAGTGCACCTCCCATCGCCAAAAAAACTCCATATTGCTCAGGAATACCCCTTTTGTTTTTAGCAGAGtcttccatatatatattgtatcttaGCCGTCGGATtgatacaattaatataaacatcaaGCCAGATATGATGTACCCAATGTTGCTAAAAACGTGGCCATAGTCTTTCAGATAAGCCCATTGGACTTTACAAAGATAATTGTAGTAGCAAATGTTTTCGTCCCCACTTTTATCAGataatttttcatagtttttgacTAATTGAAAAACTGGAAGGGAATAGAAAATACCCATGAGGAAAATGATCCAGACATAAAGAGATGACTTCATATGTAGAGTATGAGGGAAACGATCATAGTCACACGTAATTGCCAAGTCTTTTAGAGTTAAATCCTTTTGATTCCTAATTTTTTGAACCTCTTCCTTATCGATGATCACAATTTCCATAAATTTCATGGGATGCAAATCTGCAGTTGACGTCGAGCGAttcactttatttaaattactagaATCGGGTGAGGGAATTGAATCAACGAAATcaaaacttcttttttcttccatttctcCATCTTCAACCGTTATTTTTTTGTGTCCCTGTTTCTTGGGTCGAATTTTAACTGCAACTTTACCCTCCATCGGCATTGAGCTACACAATGTAATAGCAAGTCCAATTCCATAAACAAAAAGATATGCAAAAAAGATTGCAATACTTGTACCTAATGGATAGTAGTCTTCTTCATAAATAGTAAGAGTTACGTGTTTCAAGGTTCCTTCAGTTGGGAGTTCTTCAAAATTGGAGGAAGCACCCGAAATACAAATCTCAGGACTTCGTTTAGTGATTAATATGATATAGAACCcatcttgatatttttcatcAGATGTCCGAATATCAATGGCAGCAAGTCCTAAAAAGGCTTGCCATTTGGCACGAAACACCATACTGGACTCTACATCATGAAAAGGACAAGAAAAAGGTTGTATTCCGAGTAAGCCACAATCTGAGACATTTGACCGAACAACCACCGTAACGTGACGATCCTCTCCTTTCCATTTTGGTGGAGTAACAAATTTTCTCACAATGGGGGATCCACTCGAGACGGATGCGGATACTTCTCTCtcaatctgaaaaaaattaccaaacacaattgaacaaaatatcctccaagaaataaataatatgtagccTCTAACCTTCAAACTAATATCTTCAATAGAAGCCCTCAAGTTAAACGACACATCTGTTGAATTGAAAGTGCTCACAGTAATTAGTAAAAGTTTATCCGTTTCTGAATAACATACGTATCGTGTGATTCTAGATCCGGGATCATTTCTCCATATAAGAGACTTACTCGTAGTGTGTCTTACAGACACATCTAAAACACCATCTGCTGTGTAAGTACTGATCTTAGGAACTAAACTTGAGGAGGAGAATGAGAGATCGAGTTGAATCGTCACTTCTGAGGTTTCTTCATTGAGTATTTCAGACTCTAATTCAAAGTCGTTATTCTCAGACAGACTTCCCTCTATGCGACGCCCACTTCCATGAGCTCCAGTTATAAGGAGACACACGGTCAACACAGAAGATGCGATCATTATTGTTATAAGAAGAGGGTCTGACTCCAACCGTCCATAATTATATGAATGACTATCTCGCTCGTATGTGTTTCCCTCTTGTTTTGAAACAAGGAACCagagattttatttttctatttttgggaGCAGCTCCCTCCAAATATCAAAACTAGGTTATGTAAActacaaacattttaaatgttCCGTTCTTATATGATGCATCGCTCAAACCAtgattgaaaatattacataatgaaGGAAATTCCTTATTATGCCCTCtgcaatttaaattattattaatctctTGTACCTAATTACACTCTGATAAAGAATAAGTTTGTTCTTAATAAAGAACATATTTCCGAGGGCGTTTATATTCCTCAATATGAATGCATAATGTTTTCAGTAATTCGTCCATCTTATCCTTTATATGAATCACATCAATACTATTTCCACAGTAGTATGacgttagaaaaataatgaatgtgcaAAAttctctttaataaataaattgcaaaaggAAATACCCATGGAGTCCTAtgaattgttattataatatctCTATTTTTGAAGCTAATCTCAAGGagctatttttatcaaatatacataaaaagaaaataaaaatgtaattgaatttaaatttttattaatgaagaatGATATATAATCAAGTTTCCTCCTTTTTCTTCAGTGATTAGAAAATAcagaaatacaataaaagtatacTGTGAgtgtatttattgtattttattatcataaaactCAAATGTTAGGCAGTGAACCCTCGTTATTCGCGGTTGATACAGATAGCCAACAGGACCTGCCGCGTAGGAATGTAACCCCCACTGGAAGTACTAATTAACGAGCTTTAATGTTATTTGAGCACAGCAGgtccattcaaataattattttatgatatttctgTATTCAGCCTTCATCTTCACTAGAGTTGtttgagtaattatttattcggtcaagtCTATTCCAGTTTTAGGATCGGTGCTTAGGACTGTAtatccttcggactgtcagtattagaactaatttaaaaaagaagaaataaagttgaattacgtcatcaaggactgaatTTTCTAAGTTTTTAGGTCGGATTAgtactggactggaccaagaCTGAACTAGACGGGATATCCTGTCTAGTtcagtcttcagttctaaataaggactgaaacgACACTAATCAACACAACATCCTTACTCCAGACAATTGATGAAATCATTACCAAACTTGAAAATGAATAGCAATTATCTTACAAAGACAccaaaattaacgtggtcactctcacaatttgtagaattttcGGAAGAAGATCATCATAGCTtccatgaagtttcattaaattagctgcgagatgaatgaaataaacacaaaatccaCTTCGTATATCTAGCAATGATTTAGAGataaattactccaatgtcaatcctcaactatagtccgagtccaacaagtactttcaattataacttcACAACAAATCGTCAAGGTTACCTCTCCGTATTTCACGCACTAATGTTTgctctaatatttatattttatctcctCACAGAGAGCAACTATAAAAAGCTTTACTTTTAAGAACAGTAAGAGACAAGCTCTTTCTGatttatatggatatattatatagagatgtgaaaatacAAGCATTTTGAAGCGTGGGATATACAAATTGTTGTACAAGTTATGATATCTCAGTTTTTACGTGTACAATTGTATTGTCACACGCTTAAAAATATGcacatttttacattataaatagaaTGCAATTGGTCTCATTGATGTTGTAATGACGAACCACGTCGGTAAATGACTTTCTACCCTTGAACATAGCATAAAGACTTGCTTTTTCTAAGTGTCATAATCTTGTGCCCCTTTGACGAGTCTTTGGCAGATGTAGGATGAATAATGCTTACATTCATAGGGATAATggatcaaacaaattaattataaattctaataggttaatataatattgatttggCAAAATtgctcttttattattatttttttccattttcaacctgaattggattttttttacttatcaaaactgtcatcattattcttgaagagagactaataagtataaaattatccCTAGtgtctgagaaaaaaaataaacactgagGGTATGTTGTGTAGGTATAAAtgtaggtccttgttggactcggaataTAATTTAGGATCGAAATCCGAGTCATTCCGATCTACCAGATACTGAGTggaatttgtattaatttccttcatctgctagtagctgatttaatgaaacgtcatgtcAGCTAAGCCactctcctccaaaatcatGTTTAAAATTGTCAAGGTACCACTTtaatttttcggtttctttttttaaacatacaagtagtttatattatttgaatatatggaAATGCTCGTCGAAATATTAACCGTTTATAGCCCATTTgtgaataattgataaaaaccaCGGTCTATGCCGGTTGCAAAATGATTAAGTCGTTTACATAGACCATTTTATGTGCATGTTCactgttacaaaaatatacaaatacaacaATTGAATTGTACGTAACGGAGAAATACTATAATAAGTTAATCTTCTTAgaagaatgattatttttttatttcaaaaataaaaccgCTAATGAGCAGTGAGTGAGCGGGAGTTGACTGTATTACTATAAGTATAACGAAGTACAAGGTTGCTGCTGAAATACTTTTTCACTCATCATTTGTCAGGTTTGTATTCCATatattgatgatgatgattataATTGACACGTTCCTGTACCTTGCAGGTAATATTTCAcaagtcattatttttgtaaaatatatataaatgtagtagtatataatatgtagttattttcaGGAAATTGCAgactattttaaacaaattatagttatttattattatcatcagGTCggcaaaaattataagaaaactaGTGATGtgacgattccaaaaaataaatccagatCTCAATTCcgattcattaatattttaaataatggttaGAAAATAGAATTTTGccatcaggggcgtccacggATTATATTGAGGGGGgctaggtttaaaaaaaaaaaaaaaaaattgaaaaattaaatttcatatataaaattttttgaatttttttttcaaatgtacaatttgatatataagtttttttcaacaatctacaattattcacacaaattaaatttcttgtataaaatttttgaaaaaaaaaaaaatcaaatattaaatttttgcgagaaaaatttaaaaaatacttcgCTATTCATaggaagttaaattttttggaaaaaaattttaaaaacttaaattttaaattttcttgtaacaagcaaaaaaatcctaaattttgGAAGGTGTTATGATGATCCCCCTGTTCTAATCTGTTATGGCTCAAGTGACCCTTTCTCCCGACCTTAATAAAGTAATAGTATTcagtaaagtattttttgaaaaaaaagaaaaatttggaggaattgaaaaaaaagctaCCTTTATGGAAACGACAAACAAAGAATGATAACTTTCGCAAACTTTCCTTATTGGACGACTGTGTTAGTAAGATCGAAAAGGTGGCTATAATTTGAGACATTTCAGTACCTGAAGAGCTGAAGCAAGCAATGTCTCTTGAGAGATACTTCCCCACCACCGATTCCTACCTAGCACGGTTGAGACAAATTTTCTCGTTTATTGTTGCGGCAGCAGACGTCAACGATGAATATCTTTATGAACTAGAGCCAGCTTCAACAGCAACTCTTAGAACAACAACGTTGTCAGAGAGTTTTGGTGTCACCAAATCGTACCTTATCCCCTTATTTCAAAGGAAGCCCTGGAGATACTCATACCGTTTCTAACAACATATCTTTGTGAGAAATCCTTTTCGAGGATTGTCAACATACGAACGAAGAAAAGGAACAGACTGTTGCAATAACGATATGACAGTGGTACTTGGCACATTTCTGAACTTGTGTCTGAAAGgaaagagcaaaatatttgcAGGAAATATTCATTTAGTTATGTTTTTGTGTGAAATTCATCGGTTTTCTGTATGGAATGAAATACTGAAATAAACGTTCCTTGAAATAATGAACACTGCAAAAGAGGGAGAGAATGGCAATAGACCATGCAAAATTATACGGATAACT includes:
- the LOC121114522 gene encoding SID1 transmembrane family member 2 — protein: MIASSVLTVCLLITGAHGSGRRIEGSLSENNDFELESEILNEETSEVTIQLDLSFSSSSLVPKISTYTADGVLDVSVRHTTSKSLIWRNDPGSRITRYVCYSETDKLLLITVSTFNSTDVSFNLRASIEDISLKIEREVSASVSSGSPIVRKFVTPPKWKGEDRHVTVVVRSNVSDCGLLGIQPFSCPFHDVESSMVFRAKWQAFLGLAAIDIRTSDEKYQDGFYIILITKRSPEICISGASSNFEELPTEGTLKHVTLTIYEEDYYPLGTSIAIFFAYLFVYGIGLAITLCSSMPMEGKVAVKIRPKKQGHKKITVEDGEMEEKRSFDFVDSIPSPDSSNLNKVNRSTSTADLHPMKFMEIVIIDKEEVQKIRNQKDLTLKDLAITCDYDRFPHTLHMKSSLYVWIIFLMGIFYSLPVFQLVKNYEKLSDKSGDENICYYNYLCKVQWAYLKDYGHVFSNIGYIISGLMFILIVSIRRLRYNIYMEDSAKNKRGIPEQYGVFLAMGGALSMEGVLSGCYHICPTAENFQFDTTFMYVLAVLVFLKVFQFRHPDITANAYIVFAVIGGALVFEVVGIYLSNTAFWILFLSSYITVVIFFVVQTYYNGMMSQFIQPWKTILKNCYYEKKGPEMQELVPVRKGKFFASLVIISVNILLAVYFAFKRKPGVSKYLLSILMINMGLYVGYYICMKLFYRFSKGRLSEALSWRCLIYFFCMNICLFSSVSFFVMELKDSAKSPAESREMNKPCLASFFDNHDLWHFLSAAGLFFHFMMILTLEDENLETPWQEIPVF